The stretch of DNA TGCTCAAAAATGCCAAATTCACGTGTTTTTGTGTAATTTGGTcgtgtttgcatcgatgcaataggctttgcatcgatgcacataGCACGTCGtgtgctttgcatcgatgcagatcttggttgcatcgatgcaacttACATCATTTTgcccaaaatcaccaaattttcatcCTTTGGTGGTTCTTTCTTCAATCCTTTGAGTTTCATCATGTATATACTCACTTAAACCATTATAAACTTCAATTTGTTGATCCTCCATTGTTTATAATCTTCAAATTCTTCAATCTACCTCAAGATTAATCACTCATTCATCAACTCATAAACTTTTCCAACGCCGATTACTTTGCCGGTGTTGTTGTCTCCATAGATCACGTTTCCTCCGTTTGTAGGCTCTATTGCGGTGAACTTTGATTCATCAAAAAAAACAATATGAATACAAATGAATTCAAACAAATCATATTAGATTAGAATCCAAGATACCAAGTTCATTTCGGATGTTAAAAAAACTTCCTTTACATAAAGATTTAGTGAAGATGTCCGCTAGTTGTTTACTAGTTTCGACAAATTCAATAACCACATCACCCTTTTCAACATGGTCTCTTATGAAGTGATGTCTAATCTCAATATGCTTGGTTCTTAATTGTTGAACCGGATTCTTGGTTAAATTTATTGCACTAGTATTATCACATTTGATAGGAATGTGATCAAGCATGAGTCCATAGTCCATAAGTTGTTGTTTCATCCATAAAATTTGGGCGCAACAACTACCGGCGGCTACATACTCGGCTTCGGCGGTAGACAAGGCTACACTTACTTGTTTCTTACTATACCATGAAACAAGAGAGTTTCCTAGCAAGTGACAAGTGCCACTAGTGCTTTTCCTATCCAATTTGCAACCGGCAAAATCGGAATCGGAATAACCAATCAAATCACAAGTGGATCCTTTCGGATACCACAATCCAACACTCAATGTTCCTATGAGATACTTCATAATCCTTTTCACCGCACTTAAGTGAGATTCCTTAGGATTAGCTTGGTATCTCGCACACATGCATACACTAAACATGATATCTGGCCTACTTGCCGTTAGATAAAGTAATGATCCTATCATGCCTCTATACTTCTTTACATCTATGCTTTTACCTTGTTCATCTTTGTCAAGGTAGCAAGTAGTGCTCATTGGTGTGTCCATTGCCTTAGCATTGTCCATTCCAAATCTTCTGAGCAATTCCTTGCAATATTTGGTTTGGCTAACGAAAGTTCCTTCTTTTCCTTNNNNNNNNNNNNNNNNNNNNNNNNNNNNNNNNNNNN from Arachis duranensis cultivar V14167 chromosome 4, aradu.V14167.gnm2.J7QH, whole genome shotgun sequence encodes:
- the LOC127746667 gene encoding secreted RxLR effector protein 161-like — translated: MDNAKAMDTPMSTTCYLDKDEQGKSIDVKKYRGMIGSLLYLTASRPDIMFSVCMCARYQANPKESHLSAVKRIMKYLIGTLSVGLWYPKGSTCDLIGYSDSDFAGCKLDRKSTSGTCHLLGNSLVSWYSKKQVSVALSTAEAEYVAAGSCCAQILWMKQQLMDYGLMLDHIPIKCDNTSAINLTKNPVQQLRTKHIEIRHHFIRDHVEKGDVFTAIEPTNGGNVIYGDNNTGKVIGVGKVYELMNE